In Rutidosis leptorrhynchoides isolate AG116_Rl617_1_P2 chromosome 2, CSIRO_AGI_Rlap_v1, whole genome shotgun sequence, one genomic interval encodes:
- the LOC139893524 gene encoding protein NEDD1-like isoform X2 — protein sequence MLILLSGIIRIWWWQVLVMIKRYHYGEKMVKVWVLFLLQALTVVIILRCKHLQESIYTINFSTKTSRYICSGGSGQVVRIWDLQRMRCIKWLKGHTDTITDVKYNCRDEHLASISLCGNLIIHNLSSGARPTELKDPNGQVLRVLDYSRISRHLLVTAGDDGSVHLWDTTGRNPKPKVSWLKQHSAPTAGISFSPSNDKMIASVGLDKKLYTFDSGSRKPSFCIPYEAPFSSVAYRDDGYTLAAGTTTGQVVFYDVRGKPQPFTVLRAYSNSEAVTSLCWQRSKPIYVNEKNCTPDTALMGGTVDDSIVMPDPLPSAALSATSTAGSRNSIRPGPSPESANSAAVSAYDPSAGEETPLRSSLWAGGLARLHAPRGFNYKDDMEVFSPLVEVQPITPSFDKLFEGTKNEFEKKTSLLFPSSKRFPLATDVGSDPQSIFDWKPPSTTTDESRTPISQPISFPIKTDDPSSITPPEAWGGERVSDKFGRPRQQETLPSRLATLKSSSSISSGSMMTGLQDLSLPSSQTGLNFRIKDNSFTQESPLTYSDVPFGSTSVIKGNLESSGQALTQTRRFSSYAERISTNPSFSDGTVSVVGSPKVNKTEAETKEEHLSNFSPKKETLVVTESGIPPSMNGTDSQPHKTPLQPNSEQGSSFSLQLFQGTLDEALGSFQKSIHEDVRNLHIEVLRQFHMQEMQMSNAMSSILETQAELMKEVKSLRKENQELRQLL from the exons ATGTAAACACTTGCAGGAGTCTATATATACTATCAACTTTAGTACCAAAACATCTCGATACATTTGTTCGGGTGGAAGTGGTCAAGTTGTGAGAATATGGGATTTGCAGAGGATGAGGTGTATAAAGTGGTTAAAGGGTCATACAGACACAATAACTGATGTAAAATACAATTGCAGAGATGAACATTTAGCTTCTATTAGTCTTTGTGGAAATCTAATTATACACAACCTTTCATCTGGCGCAAGGCCTACTGAACTTAAGGATCCAAATGGGCAG GTCTTGAGGGTGCTTGATTATTCACGGATTAGCAGGCACCTTTTAGTGACTGCTGGTGATGATGGATCTGTTCATTTGTGGGATACAACTGGTCGCAACCCAAAGCCAAAG GTTTCTTGGTTAAAGCAGCATTCTGCACCAACAGCTGGCATCAGTTTTTCACCGTCCAATGATAAG ATGATTGCTAGTGTTGGACTAGATAAAAAGTTATACACTTTCGACTCAGGATCAAGAAAACCCTCATTTTGCATTCCCTACGAAGCACCTTTTTCTTCAGTGGCATATAGAGACGATGGATACACACTGGCAGCTGGAACAACTACTGGGCAAGTGGTATTCTACGATGTTCGTGGTAAACCACAACCATTTACTGTTCTTCGTGCTTATTCAAATTCTGAG GCCGTCACAAGTTTGTGTTGGCAAAGATCGAAACCTATATATGTAAATGAAAAAAATTGCACACCAGATACAGCTTTAATGGGTGGTACTGTGGATGATTCAATTGTTATGCCGGACCCACTTCCTTCTGCAGCCCTATCTGCCACTTCAACTGCCGGGTCCCGGAATTCTATTCGTCCGGGACCTTCTCCGGAGTCTGCCAACTCAGCAGCCGTTAGTGCTTATGATCCATCTGCAGGTGAAGAAACGCCATTGAGAAGCTCACTATGGGCCGGTGGATTGGCTAGATTACATGCACCACGTGGTTTTAATTACAAAGATGACATGGAAGTGTTTTCACCACTTGTAGAAGTACAACCGATTACACCGTCTTTTGATAAGTTATTTGAGGGTACCAAAAATGAATTTGAGAAGAAGACTTCTCTTTTGTTTCCTTCATCGAAAAGATTCCCTCTTGCAACGGATGTGGGTAGTGATCCTCAGTCAATATTTGACTGGAAGCCTCCCTCAACAACAACG GATGAAAGCCGGACTCCCATCTCTCAGCCAATATCTTTTCCGATAAAAACTGATGATCCTTCATCCATTACTCCTCCAGAAGCTTGGGGCGGCGAGAGGGTGTCTGATAAATTCGGTCGTCCACGTCAGCAAGAAACACTACCTTCTCGGCTTGCAACATTGAAATCTTCTTCCAGTATATCTTCGGGATCCATGATGACTGGACTTCAGGATCTAAGTTTACCATCAAGTCAGACGGGTCTTAATTTCCGAATCAAGGATAACTCTTTTACTCAAGAAAGCCCTTTAACATATTCCGATGTCCCGTTTGGTTCTACGTCCGTCATTAAAGGAAATTTGGAATCTTCTGGACAAGCGTTGACCCAAACTCGTAGATTTTCAAGTTATGCTGAGAGAATAAGCACTAATCCATCCTTTAGTGACGGGACGGTTAGTGTTGTGGGGTCCCCAAAAGTAAATAAAACAGAAGCTGAAACAAAAGAAGAGCATCTAAGTAACTTTTCACCAAAGAAGGAGACTTTGGTTGTCACGGAATCTGGAATTCCTCCATCCATGAAT GGTACGGATTCACAGCCCCATAAAACACCTTTGCAGCCCAACTCAGAGCAGGGATCTTCCTTTTCACTTCAACTGTTTCAAGGGACACTTGATGAAGCTCTTGGTTCTTTTCAGAAATCCATTCATGAAGATGTTAGAAATCTTCACATTGAAGTCTTAAGGCAATTTCATATGCAGGAG ATGCAAATGTCAAATGCAATGAGCTCAATTTTGGAAACTCAGGCGGAGCTTATGAAGGAAGTTAAATCGTTACGTAAGGAGAATCAGGAACTTCGGCAGCTTTTGTGA